Sequence from the Pan paniscus chromosome 4, NHGRI_mPanPan1-v2.0_pri, whole genome shotgun sequence genome:
gCTTTTCCCAAATAGAGGGTGGGGAGAAACATGTGTTGTAATTAACAGTCTCTGTAGTCTTAACACAAGGTTTGGAGAGAATAACATCACACAAGGGTAGCATATTGTGCTAAAAATCAGTTTAAGTCAACTCTATAAACACCAGCGTGAAGTGTTTTCCTTGGAGGAGGCCCCAAACGCTACAATGTACGGCTTCATATATTaatctctcaaactcctggctattttgagaaataaatctgTTTGCTACCCCAGTGGTCACTGGCCAAACACATCCTTCTATCAATCCCAATCAGTCTGTGCTTGGCTGACAAAGCTCTCTAAGTATTTGCCATTCAGTAGAAAATTTGCCACCATAGCATGAAGTACCCCACCTCTGAAGGTGAAGTACCCCTTCACCTCTGGCCCAATACATAATTTACAGACAGCTGGACCAAGCTCGAGGTATAACTAGCTGTAACTAGTTATAACTATAACTCTGGCTATAATTAGCTACATCTTTGCTGCACCAGAATGTTAATTGGTGAAAgtcaaaaatacaatttttaccaCTTAGAAACCCTAACCCCAGGTAATACGAAAAAGGGCACATGCCTATGTACACAGAAAACAAACGTCTCCAGTGTTTGATTCCCCTATATTTTGAATCTCTGTACAAATTTTACTGCATTTGTGACAGAATCACAGGACAGTATGAACCCAAAGGCTGTCCTGGAATCTGCACCTCATCTACCCTCAAATGAATACAGCAGCAAACGCCTGACTCACCGAGAGGAATTCCGTGAGCTCTCGCTGCAGGAGCAGTTTCAGTTCCCCCTTGCTGAGCTTGAATCTCTTCCTTTCCTTGCCAGAATAGCGGTGGAAGATTCTAATCATGGTGTCCATGGCCATCTCGAGCTGGGTGGGCATGTCGGCAGC
This genomic interval carries:
- the S100Z gene encoding protein S100-Z gives rise to the protein MPTQLEMAMDTMIRIFHRYSGKERKRFKLSKGELKLLLQRELTEFLSCQKETQLVDKIVQDLDANKDNEVDFNEFVVMVAALTVACNDYFVE